One part of the Candidatus Anaeroferrophillus wilburensis genome encodes these proteins:
- the glgP gene encoding alpha-glucan family phosphorylase: ESFLAHLQRVQERFSQEVDKPADYTQTPYGDRNTIAYFSMEFGIHESLPLFAGGLGVLAGDHLKAASDLELPLVAVGLLFRDGYFHQYLDQNGWQQEGYQETDLFYLPIGKAKDSNGNQIIISVAGPQGDIKATIWKAKAGRITLYLLDANIPENSPEIRDITARLYSGESITRLAQEILLGIGGIRALKAMDIRPKVCHMNEGHSAFCSIERLAECIETHQVDIKTALEIVPRTMVFTTHTPVAAGHDEFPPSMVRPYFIPLQERLGATADEMLAWGQQAGSGPGGSFSMFILALRMALYCNGVSELHGKVARRMWSHVWPNRPEDEIPITHVTNGIHLTSWLSHRNFMLFENYLGPDWEMHPCDPQVTKKIDDIYDEELWNAHQMCRSRLISNCRKLMVKQYKQRNASKAVMERAESVLDQDILTIAFARRFATYKRATLLLKDPDRLEALINSQTKPIQLIFAGKAHPKDNEGKELIRALVTFANRPSVRHRFIFLEDYDINIARHLVRGADVWLNTPRRPYEACGTSGMKAAINGVLNCSILDGWWCEGYDEQCGWQIGAGEDYNDPAYQDMVESQALYNVLENEVIPCFYERRDGTTPTRWIKMMKESMKMAMQNFCSIRMVNEYEQRFYRELAQNHDQLLANNGQNAITLVEKHQRLHRLWSAIHLEPPIRDTKGAFKVEENFGASTVVHLGEINPDEVLVELYYGPSQSPTTVSPGYTMPMTVKEDLGNGTYRYACTFTCETAGRYGFTARVTPVGDQRIRFDTDFLTWA; encoded by the coding sequence TGAAAGCTGCCTCTGACCTAGAGCTGCCGCTGGTTGCCGTTGGTCTGCTGTTCCGGGATGGTTATTTTCACCAGTATCTTGATCAAAATGGCTGGCAGCAGGAAGGCTATCAGGAAACCGATCTTTTTTATCTGCCCATCGGCAAGGCCAAGGACAGCAACGGCAATCAGATAATCATTTCAGTTGCCGGCCCTCAAGGTGATATCAAAGCGACTATCTGGAAAGCCAAAGCCGGCCGGATCACCCTTTACCTGCTGGATGCCAATATCCCGGAAAACAGTCCCGAAATCCGTGACATTACCGCCAGGCTCTACAGCGGTGAATCGATAACCCGCTTGGCCCAGGAAATTCTGCTGGGCATCGGCGGCATAAGGGCTCTGAAGGCAATGGATATACGGCCAAAAGTCTGCCATATGAATGAGGGCCATTCAGCCTTTTGCAGCATAGAACGACTGGCTGAGTGCATCGAAACCCACCAGGTTGACATCAAAACCGCCTTGGAAATAGTTCCACGGACTATGGTGTTCACTACCCACACCCCGGTAGCCGCCGGCCATGATGAGTTCCCTCCCTCCATGGTCAGGCCCTACTTTATCCCTCTCCAGGAACGGCTGGGAGCCACCGCCGATGAGATGCTCGCCTGGGGCCAGCAGGCCGGTTCCGGACCGGGCGGCTCCTTTTCCATGTTTATTCTTGCTCTTCGCATGGCACTTTACTGCAATGGCGTCAGCGAGCTGCACGGCAAGGTGGCCCGGCGGATGTGGTCCCACGTCTGGCCCAACCGGCCCGAGGATGAGATTCCCATCACCCACGTTACCAACGGTATTCATCTCACATCGTGGCTCTCCCATCGTAATTTCATGCTTTTTGAAAATTACCTGGGACCTGACTGGGAGATGCACCCCTGCGACCCCCAAGTAACAAAAAAAATTGATGATATTTATGACGAAGAGCTGTGGAATGCCCATCAGATGTGCCGTTCCCGCTTGATCAGCAACTGCCGTAAACTGATGGTCAAACAGTATAAACAGCGCAATGCTTCCAAAGCCGTGATGGAGCGCGCCGAATCAGTTCTTGACCAGGACATCCTGACCATTGCTTTTGCCCGCCGATTTGCCACCTACAAACGGGCAACCCTGCTTTTGAAGGATCCAGACCGACTGGAAGCACTGATAAATTCCCAAACCAAGCCGATACAATTGATTTTTGCCGGCAAAGCGCACCCCAAGGATAATGAGGGGAAAGAACTGATTAGAGCTCTTGTGACCTTTGCCAACCGCCCCAGTGTTCGGCATCGCTTTATTTTTCTGGAAGACTATGACATCAATATTGCCCGCCATCTGGTCCGCGGTGCCGATGTCTGGCTCAACACCCCCCGGCGTCCCTACGAAGCTTGCGGCACCTCCGGCATGAAAGCGGCTATCAACGGCGTCCTCAACTGCAGCATTCTTGACGGCTGGTGGTGTGAAGGATATGATGAACAGTGTGGCTGGCAAATCGGTGCCGGCGAAGACTACAATGACCCTGCCTACCAGGACATGGTGGAAAGTCAGGCCCTCTACAACGTCCTGGAAAATGAGGTCATCCCCTGTTTTTACGAACGCCGGGACGGCACCACTCCGACCCGATGGATTAAAATGATGAAAGAGTCCATGAAAATGGCCATGCAGAATTTCTGCAGCATTCGCATGGTGAACGAATATGAACAACGCTTTTATCGCGAGTTGGCCCAGAATCATGACCAATTGCTGGCAAACAACGGTCAAAACGCGATAACATTAGTGGAGAAGCATCAGCGCCTTCACAGGTTGTGGAGTGCTATTCATCTTGAACCGCCCATCCGCGACACCAAAGGGGCGTTCAAGGTGGAGGAAAATTTTGGCGCCAGTACGGTGGTTCATCTGGGGGAGATCAATCCCGATGAAGTCCTGGTGGAGCTGTATTACGGTCCCTCGCAATCACCGACGACCGTCAGTCCAGGATATACGATGCCAATGACCGTTAAGGAGGATCTTGGCAACGGTACCTACCGCTATGCCTGCACCTTCACCTGTGAAACGGCAGGCCGCTACGGCTTTACCGCCCGGGTTACGCCGGTAGGCGACCAGCGAATCAGGTTTGACACCGACTTCCTCACTTGGGCATGA
- a CDS encoding glycogen/starch synthase, which translates to MSTTRRNPRVLIVTPEVTYLPPGMGNIANHLAAKAGGLADVSAALISALFEQGADVHVALPDYRALFNDQLPPPLRQEWNTIRERVPDDRLHLAEDRAFYYRSQVYSSYGWKNMHISLAFQREVINHIIPEVQPDLIHCNDWMTGLIPAMARRHGIPCLFTIHNIHTVKTTMAHIEDRGIDTASFWQNLYFQQMSYSYEETREHNPVDFLTSGVFAAHFVNTVSPTFLHEIIDGRHNFVEPQLQHELSNKWYAGCAAGILNAPDPSYNPATDAELGFPFDTGSFTDGKRRNKRLLQKTVGLRQDENAPLFFWPSRLDPVQKGCQLLADILYETVSRYWQQNLQIIFVANGDFQQHFKDIVNFHKLHDRVAVCHFDEQLSRQAYGAADFILMPSRFEPCGLPQMIGPIYGTLPVAHNTGGIHDTVTQLDHRNNQGNGFLFDYYDAPGLFWACEQAMNFYNQPAAVKQTQIGRIMTESAATFNHSVTASHYINLYETMLERPLINPDFANQQQEVKD; encoded by the coding sequence ATGTCCACCACCCGCAGAAATCCCCGGGTGCTCATTGTCACCCCGGAGGTTACCTACCTACCGCCTGGCATGGGTAATATTGCCAACCATCTGGCCGCCAAGGCCGGCGGCCTGGCAGATGTTTCAGCAGCCCTGATCAGCGCCCTGTTTGAACAGGGAGCTGATGTCCACGTGGCCCTGCCCGATTACCGAGCTCTGTTCAATGATCAATTACCGCCCCCCTTACGGCAGGAATGGAACACCATCCGCGAGCGGGTCCCGGACGACCGCCTCCATCTGGCCGAAGACCGGGCGTTCTATTATCGGAGCCAGGTCTACTCGAGCTACGGCTGGAAAAACATGCATATCAGTCTGGCCTTCCAACGGGAGGTTATCAACCACATCATACCCGAGGTACAGCCGGACCTGATCCATTGCAATGACTGGATGACCGGCCTTATCCCGGCCATGGCGCGGCGGCATGGGATACCCTGTCTGTTCACCATCCACAACATTCACACCGTCAAAACCACCATGGCTCATATTGAAGATCGAGGCATCGATACGGCTTCCTTCTGGCAGAATCTTTATTTCCAACAGATGTCCTATAGCTATGAAGAGACCCGGGAACATAATCCGGTGGATTTTCTCACCAGCGGCGTCTTTGCCGCCCATTTCGTCAACACCGTCAGCCCGACGTTCCTGCATGAAATCATTGACGGGCGGCATAATTTCGTTGAACCACAGCTGCAGCATGAATTGAGCAATAAATGGTACGCCGGCTGCGCCGCCGGGATTCTCAATGCCCCCGACCCCTCCTACAACCCGGCAACCGATGCTGAGCTGGGCTTCCCCTTCGACACCGGCAGTTTTACCGATGGCAAACGTCGGAACAAACGGTTGCTGCAGAAAACTGTCGGCCTGCGACAGGACGAGAATGCCCCCCTGTTTTTCTGGCCCTCACGACTTGATCCGGTGCAAAAAGGCTGTCAGCTGCTGGCGGACATTCTCTATGAAACTGTTTCGCGCTACTGGCAACAGAATCTACAGATTATTTTTGTCGCCAATGGTGACTTCCAACAGCATTTCAAGGATATTGTCAACTTCCATAAGCTCCATGACCGGGTGGCAGTCTGTCATTTCGATGAACAGCTCTCCCGTCAGGCCTACGGAGCTGCCGATTTCATTCTCATGCCCTCCCGCTTTGAGCCCTGTGGGCTGCCCCAGATGATCGGCCCCATCTACGGCACCCTGCCGGTGGCCCATAACACCGGTGGCATCCACGACACCGTTACCCAGCTCGATCACCGGAATAACCAGGGAAACGGCTTCCTCTTCGACTACTATGACGCCCCGGGCCTCTTCTGGGCCTGTGAACAGGCGATGAATTTCTACAACCAGCCGGCTGCGGTGAAGCAGACACAGATTGGTCGAATCATGAC